A window of the Microvirga terrae genome harbors these coding sequences:
- a CDS encoding IS110 family transposase, giving the protein MDHPIPQTAGIDIAKDQLDVCLCPDGATRHFPNDAKGHRALIAWLAAYAIQRVVFEPTGAYHRGLERSLASAGLPLAKINPRHARRFAEALGQLAKTDRLDAALLARFGALLEPPTRPVLSPTLDAMKELVVARQALIKDRTAALNRQKVVRSPLLRRQLDQRLRQIVRHLAAVDAQLLSLCQADADLAPRLAILMSIPGIAQATAVSLLVEMPELGSLDQSQVASLAGLAPVARDSGTSRGRRTIRGGRAHLRQALYMPALVAARFNPDLKAKYQALLAAGKPAKVALTAIMRKLIILANALLRDQRNWSPKPA; this is encoded by the coding sequence ATGGATCATCCTATACCACAGACCGCCGGCATCGACATTGCCAAAGATCAGCTCGATGTCTGTCTCTGCCCCGACGGGGCCACGCGCCACTTCCCCAACGACGCCAAAGGCCATCGCGCCCTCATCGCTTGGCTGGCCGCGTACGCCATTCAGCGCGTGGTCTTCGAGCCGACCGGCGCCTATCACCGCGGGCTGGAGCGCAGTCTTGCCAGTGCCGGCCTGCCGCTGGCGAAGATCAATCCCCGCCACGCCCGCCGCTTCGCGGAAGCCCTGGGACAGCTCGCCAAAACCGATCGGCTCGATGCGGCCCTGCTGGCGCGTTTTGGAGCCCTGCTCGAGCCTCCCACCCGGCCCGTGCTCAGTCCCACTCTGGATGCCATGAAGGAGCTGGTGGTGGCGCGGCAGGCGCTGATCAAGGACCGCACGGCCGCTCTCAACCGGCAGAAGGTGGTCCGCTCTCCCTTGTTGCGACGTCAGCTCGACCAGCGGCTGCGCCAGATAGTCCGCCACTTGGCTGCGGTCGACGCCCAACTTCTCAGCCTGTGTCAGGCGGATGCGGATCTCGCCCCGCGTCTGGCCATCCTCATGAGCATTCCCGGCATTGCTCAAGCCACGGCCGTGAGCCTGCTCGTCGAGATGCCTGAACTCGGCAGCCTCGATCAGAGCCAGGTGGCCAGCCTCGCCGGCTTGGCTCCGGTGGCGCGCGACAGCGGAACCTCGCGCGGTCGCCGCACGATCCGGGGCGGCCGCGCCCATCTGCGTCAGGCGCTGTACATGCCAGCGCTGGTGGCGGCCCGCTTCAATCCGGATCTGAAGGCCAAGTACCAGGCCCTGCTCGCGGCGGGCAAGCCGGCCAAGGTCGCCCTGACGGCCATCATGCGCAAGCTCATCATCCTGGCCAATGCGCTCTTGCGAGATCAGCGAAACTGGTCCCCAAAACCCGCTTGA
- a CDS encoding ABC transporter ATP-binding protein encodes MLSGPSPVLSIQNLSVGLPALADRQHAIRDLSLSINPGETLCVVGESGSGKSMTAMATIGLLPAGVQVLSGSIRLAGRDLLALDEAGWCDVRGREVGTVFQEPMTSLNPVMRVADQIAETFRTHGLLTAAERDRRVLDLLAEVNLPNPELIAKAYPHELSGGQRQRVMIAMALALEPKLLIADEPTTALDVTTQAQVLKLIDNLRRKKGTAVLFITHDFGVVAEIADRVAVLQQGELVEQGTAEEVLTRPRHPYTKRLLAAVPSLTPPAPKPLAGQPIVLKVDALTKTYGGRGFLRKSREVQAADAVSFDIRRGETLGLVGESGSGKSTVGRCVLRLIEPDGGAIAIGDLSFGTLSQRALRPHRRRIQMVFQDPFASLNPRRTVGRIIAEGPITQGEDPARALDEARILLDKVGLSATAVERYPHEFSGGQRQRIGIARALAMKPDVLVADEAVSALDVSVQAEILKLIRGLQDELGLAILFITHDLRVAAQICDRVAVMQKGRIVEMAETAQLFAHPRDAYTRQLLAAVPGMNTMI; translated from the coding sequence ATGTTGAGCGGCCCCTCCCCCGTGCTGTCGATCCAGAACCTTTCCGTAGGGCTGCCCGCCCTGGCCGACCGGCAGCACGCGATCAGGGACCTGTCGCTCTCCATAAACCCAGGCGAGACCCTCTGCGTCGTGGGGGAATCCGGCTCCGGCAAGTCGATGACCGCCATGGCGACCATCGGACTCCTGCCGGCGGGCGTCCAGGTCCTATCGGGATCGATTCGGCTCGCGGGCCGCGATCTCCTGGCCCTCGACGAGGCCGGGTGGTGCGACGTGCGCGGCCGCGAGGTCGGCACCGTGTTCCAGGAGCCGATGACATCGCTCAACCCGGTGATGCGGGTGGCCGACCAGATCGCCGAGACGTTCCGCACCCACGGGCTCCTCACCGCGGCCGAGCGCGACCGGCGCGTGCTCGACCTCCTGGCCGAGGTCAACCTGCCGAACCCGGAGCTGATCGCCAAGGCCTATCCGCACGAACTCTCCGGCGGCCAGCGCCAGCGGGTCATGATCGCCATGGCGCTGGCCCTGGAGCCCAAGCTCCTGATCGCCGACGAGCCGACCACGGCCCTCGACGTGACCACCCAGGCCCAGGTCCTCAAGCTCATCGACAACCTGCGCCGCAAGAAAGGCACGGCCGTCCTGTTCATCACTCACGATTTCGGCGTAGTAGCGGAGATCGCCGACCGGGTCGCCGTGCTGCAGCAGGGCGAGCTCGTCGAGCAGGGAACCGCCGAGGAGGTGCTGACCCGCCCACGGCATCCCTACACGAAACGTCTCCTGGCCGCAGTACCCTCGCTGACGCCCCCTGCCCCGAAGCCGCTGGCCGGCCAGCCCATCGTCCTCAAGGTCGACGCCCTGACGAAGACCTATGGCGGGCGCGGCTTCCTGCGGAAGAGCCGCGAGGTCCAGGCCGCCGATGCGGTGAGCTTCGACATCCGCCGCGGCGAGACCCTGGGGCTCGTGGGCGAATCCGGCTCCGGCAAGTCGACGGTGGGGCGCTGCGTCCTGCGCCTGATCGAGCCGGACGGCGGCGCCATCGCGATCGGGGATCTCAGCTTCGGCACCCTGTCCCAGCGCGCTCTGCGCCCGCACCGGCGCCGGATCCAGATGGTGTTCCAGGACCCCTTCGCGTCCCTCAACCCGCGCCGCACCGTCGGGCGCATCATCGCCGAGGGGCCGATCACCCAGGGCGAGGATCCGGCCAGGGCCCTGGACGAAGCCCGGATCCTTCTGGACAAGGTCGGCCTGTCGGCGACGGCCGTCGAGCGCTATCCGCACGAGTTCTCCGGCGGCCAGCGCCAGCGGATCGGCATCGCCAGGGCGCTCGCCATGAAGCCGGACGTCCTGGTGGCCGACGAGGCCGTCTCGGCCCTCGACGTGTCGGTCCAGGCGGAAATTCTCAAGCTGATCCGGGGGCTGCAGGACGAGCTCGGTCTTGCCATTCTCTTCATCACCCACGATCTGCGGGTGGCCGCCCAGATCTGCGACCGCGTGGCAGTCATGCAAAAAGGTCGGATTGTGGAGATGGCCGAAACCGCGCAACTCTTCGCCCATCCGCGCGACGCGTATACGCGCCAGCTCCTGGCCGCAGTGCCGGGCATGAACACAATGATTTAG
- a CDS encoding coniferyl aldehyde dehydrogenase, translated as MHDAVPNPVKDRLQACLAAQRVALAEHGPLTPERRAEGLDALAKALVRRAEDFAAAVAADFGHRSVHETKLADVYPVVAALRHARKHFRTWMKPRRRPIDWMFQPGRGSVRHQPLGVVGIIGPWNYPVQLTLSPLAGALAAGNRVMIKPSEITPRTSALLEQVVGQVFEPAEVVVVQGGPDVAKAFARLKLDHLLFTGSTAVGRDVMRAAAENLVPVTLELGGKSPALVLADYSIDKAAERIAVGKLFNAGQTCIAPDYVLVPRESREAFVAAYRQAVSRLYPSLAGNPDYTAIVSERHYTRLNRLVADARARGAGIQEINPAGETFDPVGRKIAPVVLTGVPDDALVMGEEIFGPILPVIAYDDVDAACRFMVARPHPLALYLFGRDRTLVNRVLARTVSGGVAINDTLLHCVQEELPFGGVGASGMGAYHGEAGFRTFSHARSVFHQARFNGAGMTRPPYGGRMNRLLSMLLR; from the coding sequence GTGCACGATGCCGTCCCCAACCCGGTGAAAGACCGACTGCAGGCCTGCCTGGCGGCGCAGCGAGTGGCCCTGGCCGAACACGGGCCTCTCACGCCCGAGCGCCGGGCCGAAGGTCTCGACGCGCTCGCCAAGGCCCTCGTCCGCCGTGCTGAGGATTTCGCCGCAGCCGTCGCGGCAGATTTCGGGCACAGGTCGGTCCACGAAACGAAGCTCGCGGACGTCTATCCGGTCGTGGCGGCCCTGCGCCATGCGCGAAAGCACTTTCGCACCTGGATGAAGCCGCGGCGGCGGCCGATCGACTGGATGTTCCAGCCCGGCCGGGGCTCCGTCCGCCATCAGCCGCTCGGCGTGGTGGGCATCATCGGCCCCTGGAACTATCCGGTCCAGCTTACGCTCTCGCCGCTCGCCGGGGCGCTCGCGGCCGGCAATCGAGTGATGATCAAGCCGTCCGAAATCACGCCGCGGACGTCCGCTTTGCTGGAGCAGGTCGTCGGCCAGGTGTTCGAGCCCGCCGAGGTCGTGGTCGTGCAGGGCGGGCCCGACGTGGCGAAGGCCTTTGCGCGATTGAAACTCGACCACCTGCTCTTCACCGGCTCGACGGCGGTCGGCCGCGACGTCATGCGGGCGGCGGCCGAGAACCTGGTGCCGGTCACGCTCGAGCTCGGCGGCAAGTCGCCCGCCCTCGTTCTGGCTGATTACTCTATCGACAAGGCGGCCGAGCGCATCGCCGTGGGCAAGCTGTTCAACGCCGGGCAGACCTGCATCGCGCCCGACTACGTGCTCGTGCCGCGCGAGAGCCGGGAGGCCTTTGTGGCAGCCTATCGCCAGGCGGTCTCACGGCTCTACCCGTCGCTCGCGGGCAATCCCGACTACACGGCCATCGTGAGCGAGCGGCACTACACGCGCTTGAACCGTCTCGTGGCGGACGCCCGGGCCCGCGGGGCCGGCATCCAGGAGATCAATCCGGCGGGCGAAACCTTCGATCCGGTCGGGCGCAAGATCGCCCCCGTCGTGCTGACCGGCGTGCCCGACGATGCGCTCGTCATGGGCGAGGAGATCTTCGGCCCGATCCTGCCGGTGATCGCTTACGATGACGTCGACGCCGCCTGCCGCTTCATGGTGGCCCGGCCGCATCCGCTCGCCCTCTATCTGTTCGGCCGCGACCGGACGCTTGTGAATCGCGTGCTGGCCCGGACCGTCTCCGGTGGCGTCGCGATCAACGATACGCTGCTCCACTGCGTGCAGGAGGAGCTTCCCTTCGGCGGCGTGGGCGCGAGCGGCATGGGGGCCTATCACGGCGAGGCGGGGTTCAGGACCTTCAGCCACGCGCGGTCCGTCTTCCACCAGGCCCGCTTCAACGGCGCCGGCATGACGCGGCCGCCCTACGGCGGGCGCATGAACCGTCTGTTGTCGATGCTGCTGCGCTAG